One genomic segment of Gemmatimonadota bacterium includes these proteins:
- a CDS encoding 7-carboxy-7-deazaguanine synthase QueE, with amino-acid sequence MYISEIFHSIQGEGLLTGVPSVFIRTSGCNLRCRWCDTPYTSWSPEGVERSVDEIMVDIAGFPSRHAVITGGEPLLMKDLPELTERLCDEGYHVTIETAGTVYADLRCDLASLSPKLSNSTPWIEEDGKYAPNHVKLRINLPVLGRFMAAYPYQLKFVVDRQEDLDEVESLLADLDDVDRNRVLLMPQGRTAGELSSRGAWVAEACKSRGFRYCPRVHIDLYGDTRGT; translated from the coding sequence ATGTACATTTCCGAGATCTTTCATTCCATTCAGGGCGAGGGCCTGCTGACCGGCGTCCCCTCCGTCTTCATCCGTACTTCGGGATGCAACCTGCGGTGCCGCTGGTGCGACACGCCGTACACGTCGTGGTCGCCCGAAGGCGTGGAGCGGTCCGTGGACGAGATCATGGTGGATATCGCCGGTTTTCCCTCCCGTCACGCGGTGATCACGGGCGGCGAACCGCTTCTCATGAAGGATCTGCCCGAACTGACCGAGAGACTTTGCGACGAGGGATATCACGTCACCATCGAGACGGCCGGCACCGTGTACGCCGACCTGCGCTGCGACCTGGCCTCCCTCAGCCCCAAGCTGTCCAATTCAACGCCCTGGATCGAAGAAGATGGGAAGTATGCCCCGAACCACGTAAAACTGCGGATCAACCTGCCCGTCCTCGGTCGGTTCATGGCGGCCTACCCCTATCAGTTGAAGTTCGTGGTCGACCGCCAGGAAGACCTGGACGAAGTCGAATCACTACTCGCGGACCTGGACGACGTGGACCGGAACCGGGTGCTCCTCATGCCCCAGGGGCGGACGGCCGGGGAGTTGAGCAGCCGCGGCGCGTGGGTCGCCGAGGCCTGCAAATCCCGCGGCTTCCGGTACTGCCCGCGGGTTCATATCGACCTCTACGGGGACACCCGCGGGACCTGA
- a CDS encoding CocE/NonD family hydrolase: protein MKTVPCPVLLFGMLILLLLPATVLGQSNADARYIVEHYDKMERYVPMRDGARLFTSIYVPKDDARTYPILLQRTPYSVAPYGAAYRTQIGPSMLFARDGYIIVYQDVRGRMMSEGEFEAVRPHNPDKTSDADIDESTDTYDTVSWLLENVPNHNGRVGVWGISAPGFYATHALIDAHPAVKIVSPQAPVTDWWIGDDRHHNGAFQLQASFSFLSFYGQPRPAPTTRRATGFRDYGTPDGYQWYLDLGPLSNINEKYLHGENKIWNAMMEHPDYDEFWQARTPLPHLKDVKPAVLVVGGFFDAQDLYGPLKTYAAVENNNPGLVNHLVMGPWWHGGWARGSGLRYQDIYFEQPTAAHYREAIELPIFNHYLKDGLDPQLPEASIFVTGSNEWHAFDRWPPREAREANLYLAPGGGLSFDRPMGADDHAEYVSDPAKPVPHTSQVVINRDDRYLIQDQRFAATRTDVLVFESDVLEEDVTVTGDLFANLYVTTTGEDADFVVKLIDVYPDTASYVGENPMNVKMGGFQLMVRGEVMRGRYRNSFTHPEPMRPGSVTRIVFDMQDVAHTFKAGHRMMVQVQSSWFPMVDRNPQTWVPSIYEAKEEDYQTATHRVYFSRSAPTHLKMKLLE from the coding sequence ATGAAAACCGTACCCTGTCCCGTCTTACTCTTCGGGATGCTGATCCTTCTCCTTCTGCCCGCAACGGTCCTCGGCCAGTCCAACGCCGACGCACGGTACATCGTGGAGCACTATGACAAGATGGAGCGCTACGTGCCTATGCGCGACGGGGCGAGGCTGTTCACTTCCATCTACGTGCCGAAGGACGATGCACGGACCTATCCCATCCTGCTGCAGCGCACGCCCTACAGCGTGGCGCCCTACGGGGCGGCGTACAGGACGCAGATCGGCCCGTCCATGCTGTTCGCACGCGACGGGTACATCATCGTCTACCAGGACGTGCGCGGCCGCATGATGTCGGAAGGGGAATTCGAGGCCGTGCGCCCTCATAACCCGGACAAGACGTCGGACGCCGACATCGACGAGAGCACCGATACCTACGATACGGTCTCCTGGCTGCTTGAAAACGTGCCCAATCACAACGGCCGCGTGGGCGTTTGGGGCATATCGGCGCCGGGTTTCTACGCCACCCACGCCCTGATCGACGCCCATCCCGCCGTGAAGATCGTTTCGCCCCAGGCGCCGGTGACCGACTGGTGGATCGGCGACGACCGCCACCACAACGGCGCGTTCCAGCTGCAGGCCAGCTTCAGTTTCCTGTCCTTCTACGGCCAGCCGCGTCCCGCGCCCACGACCCGGCGGGCCACGGGGTTCCGCGATTACGGCACGCCGGACGGCTACCAGTGGTACCTGGATCTCGGGCCCCTGTCCAACATAAACGAGAAATACCTGCACGGGGAGAACAAGATCTGGAACGCCATGATGGAGCATCCGGACTACGACGAATTCTGGCAGGCCCGCACGCCGCTGCCCCACCTGAAAGACGTGAAGCCGGCGGTGCTCGTGGTGGGCGGGTTCTTCGACGCCCAGGACCTGTACGGCCCGCTGAAGACGTACGCCGCCGTGGAAAACAACAACCCGGGCCTCGTGAACCACCTCGTCATGGGTCCGTGGTGGCACGGCGGGTGGGCGCGGGGCAGCGGCCTGCGGTACCAGGACATCTATTTCGAACAGCCCACGGCGGCGCACTACCGGGAAGCCATCGAACTGCCCATCTTCAACCACTATCTGAAGGACGGTCTCGATCCGCAGCTGCCTGAAGCCAGCATCTTCGTCACGGGTTCGAACGAGTGGCACGCCTTCGACCGCTGGCCGCCCCGGGAGGCACGCGAAGCGAACCTCTACCTGGCGCCCGGCGGCGGCCTGTCCTTCGACCGGCCGATGGGCGCGGACGACCACGCCGAATACGTCAGCGATCCCGCGAAACCCGTGCCCCACACCTCCCAGGTCGTCATCAACCGCGACGACCGGTACCTCATCCAGGACCAGCGGTTCGCCGCAACACGGACCGACGTGCTGGTCTTCGAGTCCGATGTGCTGGAGGAGGACGTCACCGTGACGGGCGATCTGTTCGCCAACCTGTACGTGACCACGACGGGGGAGGACGCGGATTTCGTCGTCAAGCTGATCGACGTATATCCCGATACGGCGAGCTACGTGGGCGAGAACCCCATGAATGTGAAGATGGGAGGTTTCCAGCTCATGGTGCGGGGCGAGGTCATGCGGGGCCGGTACCGAAACAGTTTCACCCATCCCGAGCCCATGCGGCCGGGCAGCGTCACGCGTATCGTATTCGACATGCAGGACGTCGCCCACACCTTCAAGGCGGGGCACCGCATGATGGTGCAGGTGCAGAGCAGCTGGTTCCCCATGGTGGACCGCAATCCCCAGACCTGGGTACCGAGTATCTACGAAGCAAAAGAAGAGGACTACCAGACGGCCACGCACCGGGTGTACTTCTCTCGGAGCGCGCCTACCCACCTGAAGATGAAGCTGCTGGAGTGA
- a CDS encoding J domain-containing protein, which yields MTIPQLKRKLRQLKQTECRIRFRTRPREEHQALVWDAFFSTRTADDGRVAYSLNRLANMDHEEIKKVYEGFFYRVYFQYFKEHGLSMADAYDPGLLSLLGLPPYATFQDIKRRYRELAQVHHPDHGGDHDAFIEVVDAYERLTDKGRP from the coding sequence ATGACCATTCCCCAGCTGAAACGCAAGCTGCGTCAGCTCAAGCAGACCGAGTGCCGCATCCGGTTCAGGACCCGCCCGCGGGAGGAACACCAGGCGCTGGTCTGGGATGCATTCTTCTCCACGCGGACCGCGGACGATGGCCGGGTAGCCTATTCCCTGAACCGGCTGGCGAATATGGATCACGAGGAGATCAAGAAGGTCTACGAGGGCTTCTTCTACCGCGTTTACTTCCAGTATTTCAAGGAACACGGCCTTTCCATGGCCGACGCCTACGACCCGGGACTGCTGTCCCTCCTCGGCTTGCCGCCCTACGCGACTTTCCAGGACATCAAGCGGCGGTACCGGGAACTGGCCCAGGTCCACCACCCCGACCACGGCGGCGACCACGACGCCTTCATCGAGGTCGTGGACGCCTACGAGCGGCTGACGGACAAGGGCCGTCCTTGA
- a CDS encoding SMP-30/gluconolactonase/LRE family protein — protein sequence MNDHGRDWDRGLVSYPDPDVEIIDDRFKPYVLHTAGIERLFTGTRWSEGPVWIGDARCLVWSDIPNNRLLRWDEETGAVSVFRKPSNNTNGNTRDREGRLISCEHDTRRVTRTDHDGTITVLIDRFDGKRLNAPNDVAVHSDGSVWFTDPGYGILMNYEGHKAEFEQPTRVYRLDPFTGGATVIADDFMRPNGLCFSPDESRLYVVDTGASHDPDGPAHIRVLDISGTRATSSRIFTDMKPASSDGVRTDVDGNLWAASGWGGPDTNGVVCFSPEGDRLGMIHLPEPCANLCFGGVKKNRLFMAASQSLYALYVEAQGVQRP from the coding sequence ATGAACGACCATGGCAGGGATTGGGACCGGGGTCTCGTGAGCTATCCCGATCCCGATGTCGAGATCATCGACGACCGGTTCAAACCCTACGTGCTGCACACGGCGGGGATCGAGCGGTTGTTCACCGGGACGCGGTGGTCGGAAGGCCCCGTATGGATCGGCGACGCCCGATGCCTGGTATGGAGCGACATCCCCAACAACCGCTTGCTGCGCTGGGACGAAGAGACCGGCGCGGTGTCCGTCTTCCGCAAGCCGTCCAACAACACCAACGGCAACACGCGGGACCGCGAGGGGCGGCTGATCTCCTGCGAGCACGACACCCGGCGGGTGACGCGCACGGATCACGACGGGACGATCACCGTGCTGATCGACCGGTTCGACGGCAAGCGGCTCAACGCGCCGAACGACGTGGCGGTGCACTCCGACGGCTCGGTCTGGTTCACCGACCCGGGGTACGGCATCCTGATGAACTACGAAGGGCACAAGGCCGAATTCGAACAGCCCACCCGCGTGTATCGACTGGACCCGTTCACGGGCGGCGCGACCGTCATCGCCGATGACTTCATGCGTCCCAACGGGCTCTGCTTCTCGCCCGACGAATCACGTCTATACGTTGTAGATACAGGCGCTTCCCACGACCCCGACGGACCCGCCCATATCCGGGTACTGGACATTTCGGGTACCCGCGCCACAAGCTCCCGCATATTCACCGACATGAAACCAGCTTCCTCCGACGGCGTCCGGACCGACGTGGACGGCAATCTGTGGGCCGCCTCCGGCTGGGGCGGACCGGACACGAACGGCGTGGTCTGCTTCTCCCCGGAAGGCGACCGGCTTGGGATGATCCACCTGCCGGAGCCCTGCGCCAACCTGTGCTTCGGCGGCGTGAAGAAGAACCGGCTGTTCATGGCCGCCAGTCAGTCGCTGTACGCCCTCTACGTCGAAGCCCAGGGGGTGCAGCGGCCGTGA
- a CDS encoding HAD-IA family hydrolase: MKVVFFDLFETLITEKTKSAFQSRSPNYVKLRTSRDRVVQWWEDFGERVMTGEFSNCLAKFLHMRDEVGSPVSDRRLGEIAREYEQWKSRVISEVDPGVLEMLDNVRARGLGIGIISNAMPWEALAWNACPLRDHVDEVVFSCEVGMMKPDRKIYDLACARMGVRPSDAYFVGDGGFDELRGAAAAGMTAIQAAWYLRQEVAWPWDHPLPRAESIESLPSMLN; the protein is encoded by the coding sequence ATGAAAGTCGTTTTCTTCGATTTATTCGAAACGCTGATCACCGAGAAGACAAAAAGCGCTTTCCAGTCGAGATCCCCGAACTACGTGAAACTGCGCACCTCGCGGGACCGGGTGGTGCAGTGGTGGGAGGATTTCGGCGAGCGTGTGATGACCGGCGAGTTTTCGAACTGCCTCGCCAAGTTCCTGCACATGCGGGATGAAGTCGGCTCGCCGGTCTCGGACCGGAGACTTGGCGAAATCGCCCGGGAGTACGAACAGTGGAAGAGCCGGGTCATATCCGAAGTGGATCCCGGAGTGTTGGAGATGCTGGACAACGTCAGGGCCCGCGGGCTCGGCATCGGAATCATCAGCAACGCCATGCCCTGGGAAGCGCTGGCATGGAACGCCTGTCCGCTTCGGGATCACGTGGACGAAGTCGTTTTCTCCTGTGAAGTCGGAATGATGAAACCGGACAGGAAGATCTACGATCTCGCCTGCGCGCGCATGGGTGTCCGGCCGTCCGATGCATATTTCGTCGGAGATGGTGGCTTTGACGAACTGCGCGGCGCGGCAGCCGCCGGTATGACGGCGATCCAGGCGGCCTGGTATCTGCGGCAGGAAGTGGCATGGCCCTGGGATCATCCCCTGCCCCGGGCGGAGTCGATCGAAAGCCTGCCGTCCATGTTGAATTAA
- a CDS encoding GNAT family N-acetyltransferase has translation MEGPRGLKATEFDSLCTLINTVFRGDGVGRMEAQYPLLFTPENYDELFVIVDEGVVVSHVGALTRDISVLGCRMSTMSIGAVATYESHRGRGLATQLMEEAVRKAVAQDAVLMPISGGRGLYTRLGAKRIGQYALYTVPRDTLPIGDGPGDGPGAGETGADETAVGETDIQRAGPEDLHEMTRLYAEEPSRYVRSTADLRMAVDAAWICDRDGETVAIREEGRLMAYAGIQKRRPDREDEARRARLAEIAGSRSALLRALPCLYDRYDVDYLEIVTTASDIELAFLLRPHGVIAVPQGFTGTVLVLQPERLLQVFEDYIADVLGPDVLTWDAVADSVVFRCGGKYHAVATSDLGALVFGVLPPDEDPIETIPPGLLRTALESVFPVQLPWYGFNFV, from the coding sequence ATGGAAGGCCCGAGGGGATTGAAGGCGACGGAGTTCGATTCGCTCTGCACCCTGATCAATACCGTCTTCCGCGGCGACGGCGTGGGACGCATGGAGGCGCAGTATCCGTTGCTTTTTACGCCGGAGAACTACGATGAACTATTCGTCATAGTCGACGAGGGCGTTGTGGTCTCCCATGTGGGCGCGTTGACGCGGGACATCTCTGTGCTCGGATGCCGGATGTCCACGATGAGCATCGGCGCGGTGGCGACCTATGAATCCCATCGGGGACGGGGACTGGCGACGCAGTTGATGGAGGAGGCGGTCCGGAAGGCCGTCGCACAGGACGCCGTGCTCATGCCCATATCGGGAGGCAGGGGGCTTTATACGCGCCTCGGTGCGAAGCGCATCGGGCAGTACGCCCTTTATACCGTTCCCCGGGACACGCTGCCCATCGGCGATGGCCCGGGTGATGGCCCGGGCGCGGGCGAAACGGGCGCGGATGAAACGGCCGTGGGCGAAACGGACATCCAACGAGCGGGCCCCGAGGACCTGCACGAAATGACCCGGTTGTACGCGGAAGAGCCCAGCCGATACGTGCGATCGACGGCCGATCTGCGGATGGCGGTCGACGCCGCATGGATCTGCGACCGCGACGGGGAGACCGTGGCGATCCGCGAGGAAGGGCGTCTGATGGCCTACGCGGGCATCCAGAAACGCCGGCCCGACCGGGAAGACGAAGCCCGCAGGGCCAGGCTGGCCGAGATCGCGGGCTCGCGGTCCGCACTGTTGCGCGCGCTGCCTTGCCTGTACGACCGCTACGATGTGGATTACCTCGAAATCGTGACCACGGCGTCAGACATCGAACTGGCCTTCCTGCTCCGGCCCCACGGCGTGATCGCGGTGCCCCAGGGATTCACGGGTACGGTGCTTGTCCTTCAACCGGAACGGCTGCTGCAGGTATTCGAGGATTACATCGCGGATGTGCTGGGCCCGGACGTATTGACGTGGGACGCCGTAGCGGACTCGGTGGTATTTCGATGCGGAGGCAAGTACCATGCCGTCGCCACAAGCGACCTTGGCGCCCTCGTCTTCGGCGTGTTACCGCCCGATGAGGATCCCATCGAGACGATTCCGCCTGGCCTGCTCAGGACCGCGCTGGAGAGTGTATTCCCCGTCCAGCTACCATGGTACGGCTTCAATTTCGTCTGA
- a CDS encoding IMP dehydrogenase — protein sequence MAQIASTVSHSLKEYRLLPRLTQADANAQLASLETRLCRQGDGYLALRTPFLSAAMQAVTSVEMAIAMAQLGGMGVFAVSQTIEEQCGKIDAVKRFKAGFQTDIVTLSPEQSIGEVIGIMNDTGYHTFPVTDTGVFHGKLVGVITDKDFDERYDHGLRVGDRMKTDVQTGAEEDDLKTANTRMIEYGRGFLPMVSSEGTLVSVVFKRDLDKHIRHPHSTEDAQKRLVVGAAVSTHPEDRERVEALVEHQADVIVIDASDGHTEYQGETLKWIKSHYDIPVIAGNVVTREGFDYLAASGADAVKIGMGIASGCTTQMVKATGRGQATSIQEVAAARDAWAENSGDYLPLVADGSIQGPADMLVALSLGADTLMMGNLLARFTESHGELVRNAAGDLVKEYWMEGSRKAFNNRRYAQLASTFFEEGIVGQVPHAGSVYDKLPIVIQMLKSGMATAGCATIEALHRDAVLELQSNVSLDDSGVHDMSAIQSIQEFGIT from the coding sequence ACGCCTTTCCTCAGCGCGGCCATGCAGGCGGTCACCAGCGTGGAGATGGCCATCGCCATGGCCCAGCTGGGCGGCATGGGCGTGTTCGCCGTGAGCCAGACCATCGAGGAACAGTGCGGAAAGATCGACGCGGTGAAGCGGTTCAAGGCCGGGTTTCAGACCGATATCGTCACGCTGTCGCCGGAACAGTCCATCGGCGAGGTGATCGGCATCATGAACGATACCGGCTACCACACCTTCCCGGTGACGGATACCGGCGTCTTCCACGGCAAGCTGGTGGGCGTGATCACGGACAAGGACTTCGACGAGCGGTACGATCATGGTCTCCGGGTGGGCGACCGCATGAAGACCGACGTGCAGACCGGCGCCGAGGAGGACGACCTGAAGACGGCGAACACGCGGATGATCGAGTACGGCCGCGGGTTTCTGCCCATGGTTTCCTCCGAAGGGACGCTGGTGTCGGTGGTGTTCAAGCGGGACCTCGACAAGCATATCCGCCATCCCCATTCCACGGAAGACGCCCAGAAGCGCCTCGTGGTCGGCGCCGCCGTATCGACCCATCCCGAGGACAGGGAACGGGTGGAGGCACTGGTCGAGCACCAGGCCGACGTGATCGTCATCGACGCCTCCGACGGCCATACCGAGTACCAGGGCGAGACTTTGAAATGGATCAAGTCCCACTACGACATCCCGGTGATCGCCGGGAACGTGGTGACGCGGGAGGGGTTCGACTACCTGGCCGCCAGCGGCGCGGACGCCGTCAAGATCGGCATGGGCATCGCATCGGGCTGCACGACGCAGATGGTGAAGGCCACCGGCCGCGGCCAGGCCACCTCCATACAGGAAGTCGCCGCGGCCCGCGACGCGTGGGCAGAGAACTCGGGCGACTATCTGCCCCTCGTGGCGGACGGCAGCATCCAGGGTCCCGCGGACATGCTCGTCGCGCTGTCGCTGGGCGCCGACACGCTCATGATGGGCAATCTCCTGGCGCGGTTCACCGAGAGCCACGGCGAACTGGTCCGCAACGCGGCCGGGGACCTGGTCAAGGAATACTGGATGGAAGGCAGCCGGAAAGCCTTCAACAACCGGCGCTACGCGCAGCTCGCCAGCACCTTTTTCGAGGAAGGCATCGTGGGCCAGGTGCCCCACGCGGGGTCGGTCTACGACAAACTGCCCATCGTCATACAGATGCTCAAGTCGGGCATGGCCACGGCGGGATGCGCCACCATCGAGGCGCTGCACCGGGACGCCGTCCTGGAACTGCAGTCCAACGTGTCCCTCGACGACAGCGGCGTGCACGACATGTCCGCCATCCAGTCCATACAGGAGTTCGGGATCACCTGA